From Achromobacter spanius, a single genomic window includes:
- a CDS encoding MOSC N-terminal beta barrel domain-containing protein produces the protein MTDGQFQPIAECGVTTQAHAADYHRQWLVANDSGQWLNRELCPRLAEVSVELRLGYLVLKAPGMLRMDIPLDVIEDDDSVRYSMLVGEQTIDVVDEGELAAAWISNFVQVPCRIMKVHPDTPVSAWPA, from the coding sequence ATGACCGACGGCCAATTCCAGCCGATCGCCGAATGCGGCGTGACGACGCAGGCGCACGCCGCCGATTACCACCGCCAGTGGCTGGTGGCCAATGATTCGGGGCAGTGGTTGAACCGCGAGCTATGCCCCCGGCTGGCCGAGGTGTCGGTGGAGCTGCGCTTGGGCTATCTGGTGCTGAAGGCGCCGGGCATGCTGCGCATGGACATCCCGCTGGACGTGATCGAAGACGACGACAGCGTGCGCTACAGCATGTTGGTGGGCGAGCAAACCATCGACGTCGTTGACGAAGGCGAACTGGCCGCGGCCTGGATTTCGAACTTCGTGCAGGTGCCTTGCCGCATCATGAAGGTGCACCCGGACACGCCCGTGTCCGCCTGGCCGGCCTGA